Sequence from the Gaiellales bacterium genome:
TCCCAGCGCCCCATTTCTGCTCCGGTCAGGTTGGTCGTGAGGAACTGCCAGAGTCGGGCGTGCAGCTCGTTGGCGTTGAGCTGCGGGGTGGCGACCGGGACGGCAACTGTGGCGGCGGGCCGGGTGCGCGCGCCGGCCTTCGCCGGCGGGTTCCGCTTCGTGGTGGGGCGCTTCGTCTTCGGCTTCCCCACACGTGCTCGCGCCTCGTCCTGCTCAGCGGCTGTCGGGATCAGGTCGGCGCTGAGCGCCTTGCCGAACAGATTCCCCCGCTTGTACATGTACGCCGGGAACTTGTTATGCAGCCCACTCATGGGGCCACCGTAGCTCCGAGCCGGCGGCTCGTAAACCGGGGGTGTCGGATCGGTTTCACCCGCGCCGCTCAGAATCACTCAGCGGCTACGTCCGGGCGCGCATGCCCGACGATCCGACGGTCGAGCCGCCGCGCATCGTTTCGCTTCTGACACTCCAACGCCGGCACGCCGAACCCGCCGGCTCAGCCGGCCGCCCTGACGCTCGATCATCCAGCCACGAATGCCCGCCAGGCCGCGTACTCCTCCTCGCGTGACCCCTCGGACCCAGGACCAGGCTCGACCGTGCGGCCGCCCTCCTGCAGCGACGTGAGGTCGGCAAGCGTCCAGCAGCCCGCCCCCACGCCTGCGGCGGCCGCGGCGCCGAGCGCGGTCGCCTCGGCGGCCGCGGCGATCCGCACCGGGATTCCGAGCACGTCGGCCTGGCGCTGCATCAGCCACGGGTTCGCGGTCATCCCGCCGTCGACGCCGAGGGCAGGCGGGTCGAGGCCGCCGGCGCGGAGCGCCTCGACGATGTCGCGGACGCGGAAGCACAGCGACTCGAGCGCCGCCCGCACGAGATGCGCCGGCGTCGTGTGCGCGGTCATGCCGGCCCACGTGGCGCGGGCGTCCGGCTTCCACCAGGGCGCCCCCAGCCCCGTGAGCGCCGGCAGGAACCGCACGCCGCCCGAATCCGGTACCGATGCGGCGAGCTCGCCCGAGCGCTCCGGCGTGTCGAGCAGTCCGAGCGTCACCAGCCAGTCGATGGCCGACCCCGCCGAGAAGACGCCGCCGTCGAGCGCGTAGTCGCTGCGCCCGCCGGCCTCCCAGGCGACGGTCGGGAGCAGGCCGGAGGCGTCGGTCGGCGGCTCGTCGCCCGCGTGCGCGAGCAGGAAGATCCCGGTGCCGTACGTCGCCTTGGCAGCACCCGGCACCACGGCCCCGTGGCCGGCGAGCGCCGCCGTCTGGTCGACGAGCAGCGCCCGCAGCGGCAGGGGACGCTCGACGCCCTCGACGCGCAGGCTGCCGGCGTCGCCGACCGACGGGCCGATCTCGGGCAGCGTCGCCGGGTCGACGCCGAACACCGCGCACAGCTCCTCGCTCCAGCTGCCGGGTCGGGCCAGCTCCTGGAGCTGGGTGCGGGCGGCGGTGGACGGCTCGGTTCGCGGGCCGTCCCCCAGCCGTGCGCAGACATAGGCGTCGAACGTCCCGAACCGGGCCCGGCCGGCGGCCGCTGCCTCCCGCACGGCCTCGCTCTCCCGCAGCAGCCACGTGATCTTGGTCGACGAGAAGTACGGGTCGAGCCGCGTGCCGGCCAGGTCGTGCACTCGCTCGCCGGCGCCGGCGGCGGCGAGCTCCTCGACGATCCCCTCCGAGCGCCGGCACGACCACACGATCGCCGGCGCCAGCGGCCGCAGCGTCTCGGCGTCCCAGGCGACGACGCTCTCGCCCTCGTTGTCGAGGCCCACCGCGGTGATCCGCTCCGGCCCGACGGCGGCGGCCACCTCGGCGAGCGTCTCGGCCACCGACGTGACCACCGCCTCGGCGTCCTTCTCCACCCACCCCGGCCGCGGGTGCTGCACCGGCACCCGCCGGTACGCCTGCGCGAGCTCCGAGAAGCGCTCGTCGAAGGCGACCGTGCGGGTGCCGGTGGTGCCCTGGTCGATGCCGACGACGACCGTCAGACGGCGGTCTCCGCGCGCGCGGGATCGTCGGGCAGCTCCGGCATGCGCTCGAGCGCCCGGCGGTGGAAGACCCACAGGAGCCCGATCCAGACGATGCCTGCGAGCGTCATACCGATCGTGTACTTGGCCGCCTTGTGGAACTCGCTCGGGCCGAACACGACCAGCAGCTCGTAGACGAGCCATACGAGCGCCACCCCGACCACGAGCGGCTCCCACTTGCCGAGCGTGAAGAAGCCCTCCTCGGCCTTCAGGCGGTTGCGGGTGTAGATGTAGAGGAGCACCGTCGCCAGGTAGTACATCGCCGGCAGCTGCGTCGACGCGGTGAAGAGGTCGAACACGCGGTTGGAGAACCAGATCAGCAGGATCGCCGCGACGATCCATCCCAGCACGACCGCGTTCACGGGTGTGCGCGTCGTGTGGTTCACGCGCCGGAAGACCTGGTAGCCGGGGAAGCGCTCGTCGCGCGACATCGACCAGATCAGCCGGCCCTGCGACACGTAGATGATCAGACCGCAGGCGAAGATCGAGATGCAGACGAAGATGAGGAACAGCTTCTCGATGACGTTGCCGAGCTGGATCTTGATGATGTCGGCGACCACGGTTGACGACGCGGACAGCTCGGCGATCTTGCCGGTCGGCATCGCGACGACGACCGCGATCAGGAACACCATGCCGATGATGCCCGAGTAGAGCACGGCGGTCCACATCGCCCGCGGCACGATCCGGCGCGGCTCGTGCGTCTCCTCGGCGAGGTTCGCGGCGGTCTCGAAGCCGACGATGGTGTAGGCGCCGAGCAGGGTCGAGAGCATCACCGGGCCGAGCCACTTGAACCACGGGCCGGTGACGATGCCGGTCGAGGACAGGTTCGAGAACGAGCCGTCGGAGCCGACCAGGACGGCGATGATGAGGGCGATCGTGAGGCCGACGATGCCGATGATCTCCGTCGCGACGGCCGCGTTGTTGACGAGCTCGACGAGCTTCGTCGAGAAGATGATCATGAGCGCCTGGACGACGAGGACGCCGAGGGTGATGAGCACGTCCTGGGACACGTCGGCGCCCGGCAGCGAGAACACCGTGTGGGCGCCGTTCGTGATGTTGAAGAGCGGGTCGAAGGCGGTGAGCACGAACCCGCCGTAGTCGACAGAGATGACGACGATCGCGAGGAACGAGTACGAGAGCCACCCGATGAACAGGCCGACGACCGGGTTCGTGAGCCGGGAAGCCCACTGGTACGAGAACCCCGACAACGGGATCTTGGCGGCGAGCGCGCCGAAGACCAGCGCCACGCACAGCTGGCCCACGATGACGACCGGCCATGTCCAGATCGACGCCGGGCCGCCGCTCTGCAGCGCGAAGGCCATCGTCGTGAAGATGCCGGTCGTGATCGAGATGAACGAGAACGCGACGGCAAACGAGGTGAACGAGCGGATCGTCCGCTCGAACTCCTGCCGGTAGCCGAACAGGCTGACGTCGTGGTCTTGGCTCATGTGCTCTCCCCTCTCCGTCGTTTGCGACTCACGGGACGAATGCCTCCGAGTGGAACCGCGACCGCCCGGCCAGGAACCGGTCCTCGGCGTACTCGACCGGCTTGCCGGTCTCGTCGAACGCCCGCCGGCGCACCAGCATGAGCGGCTCGCCGATGTGGCAGCCG
This genomic interval carries:
- a CDS encoding FGGY family carbohydrate kinase; amino-acid sequence: MGLPPPGARAHAGAARRSRARGDRRLTVVVGIDQGTTGTRTVAFDERFSELAQAYRRVPVQHPRPGWVEKDAEAVVTSVAETLAEVAAAVGPERITAVGLDNEGESVVAWDAETLRPLAPAIVWSCRRSEGIVEELAAAGAGERVHDLAGTRLDPYFSSTKITWLLRESEAVREAAAAGRARFGTFDAYVCARLGDGPRTEPSTAARTQLQELARPGSWSEELCAVFGVDPATLPEIGPSVGDAGSLRVEGVERPLPLRALLVDQTAALAGHGAVVPGAAKATYGTGIFLLAHAGDEPPTDASGLLPTVAWEAGGRSDYALDGGVFSAGSAIDWLVTLGLLDTPERSGELAASVPDSGGVRFLPALTGLGAPWWKPDARATWAGMTAHTTPAHLVRAALESLCFRVRDIVEALRAGGLDPPALGVDGGMTANPWLMQRQADVLGIPVRIAAAAEATALGAAAAAGVGAGCWTLADLTSLQEGGRTVEPGPGSEGSREEEYAAWRAFVAG
- a CDS encoding amino acid permease gives rise to the protein MSQDHDVSLFGYRQEFERTIRSFTSFAVAFSFISITTGIFTTMAFALQSGGPASIWTWPVVIVGQLCVALVFGALAAKIPLSGFSYQWASRLTNPVVGLFIGWLSYSFLAIVVISVDYGGFVLTAFDPLFNITNGAHTVFSLPGADVSQDVLITLGVLVVQALMIIFSTKLVELVNNAAVATEIIGIVGLTIALIIAVLVGSDGSFSNLSSTGIVTGPWFKWLGPVMLSTLLGAYTIVGFETAANLAEETHEPRRIVPRAMWTAVLYSGIIGMVFLIAVVVAMPTGKIAELSASSTVVADIIKIQLGNVIEKLFLIFVCISIFACGLIIYVSQGRLIWSMSRDERFPGYQVFRRVNHTTRTPVNAVVLGWIVAAILLIWFSNRVFDLFTASTQLPAMYYLATVLLYIYTRNRLKAEEGFFTLGKWEPLVVGVALVWLVYELLVVFGPSEFHKAAKYTIGMTLAGIVWIGLLWVFHRRALERMPELPDDPARAETAV